CGGTTTACCCAATCACACATAGCCAGATTTTAAGTCCTCAAAATATCAAACCAGTAGTCAAACTCGGTCTTAGTCTTCGCATACGCCGCATTCACGAGCAACCGCCTCGCATCCTGACCCTTGAAACTGAGGGCAAAATTGGCTGCAACGTGTCGAATACAATATGCTTGATATGCATGACGCGGTTTCCAACCACTGTCTGGTGCCTCTAGTGCAACCTTAATACCGTTGTGTCTGTCAGAAATGACCAGAATCCCTTCATGTGGGGTCACATGTTGATGCAAGTGGGATAAGAAAAAAGCCCACGACTCAGCATTCTCTCCCTGAAGAAGTGCGAACGCAACTGACAATATGTTGGAGTTTCCATCTTGCGCAATAGCCAGAAGCAAACTCCCGCCATACTTCCCATACAGATGCATTCTGTCAATGCTGATCAGTGGCTTGCAATGTTTAAAAGCCTCAACGCATGGAGAGAATGTCCAGAAAAGTCGATGAAAGTACTCCGAGGACTCATCAACCTCACCACCAACACGTACTGGAGAATTCTTCAACAAAGCTATGCTACCGTCCATCGTTGCTTGCATCCCAATGATCTACCGGGGCAACTCCGCATATGACTCTTCTCAATCCCCGTAAATCTGTGCAACTACCTTCTGCTTTGTCTTCCAGACCTTCTTGTAGCTAGGCCTGAATTCATAGGTTGACTCAGTAGCTTCTTGCAACACCTTTGTCGTAACCGCTACGTCCGCCCTAACCTAGGGATAGATCCTCGCACAA
This region of Arachis hypogaea cultivar Tifrunner chromosome 8, arahy.Tifrunner.gnm2.J5K5, whole genome shotgun sequence genomic DNA includes:
- the LOC112705415 gene encoding uncharacterized protein encodes the protein MDGSIALLKNSPVRVGGEVDESSEYFHRLFWTFSPCVEAFKHCKPLISIDRMHLYGKYGGSLLLAIAQDGNSNILSVAFALLQGENAESWAFFLSHLHQHVTPHEGILVISDRHNGIKVALEAPDSGWKPRHAYQAYCIRHVAANFALSFKGQDARRLLVNAAYAKTKTEFDYWFDILRT